ATGGAGTGGTTACGGTACGGGCTGGTCCACTCGGTTTACAGCCGTCTTGATCCGTTGCGACTCGGCTTTGTTCTTGGTCTCGATTGGCGGCAGCAACAATCCGATGACCACCAGCAGCAAAAGTCCGCTCACTGCTAATACAACCCGTTTGGATGTACGCGATAAGTTCATGGTTTTCTGTGCTGGTTCAGAAGTTTGATACCTTTACCCGTGATCCTCTTCAAGCCTGACCTGACATTCCCACAAATAGGGGGTTGAGCCGCAATGCGGCTCAGCCCCGCTTTATTTGTGCTCATGGGAGCTGTTCCTTGTTGTGATGTTTCGGGCGGCGATGATAGCTGCCTTTGCCCTTCTTGGGCTTGTGCACCCGCTCGCCCGTGTTCCACTTGACGCGAACACGTGGTTTGCTCACCAAACTATTAAAGCATATCCCTTTAAAATTTGCGAGCCACAAACTGACATCCCCAGACATCACCTGATCGGTTCATCAACTTTGGGATTACCTATCGAGGCGTAAAACACTGGACAGTTACTCCCCACTTGCTGTTTCAGTTCACTCGCCAACAGCCTTCCCTCCGCATTCAGCTCTTCCGCCGAAAACGCTGACACCCCATAGCCTCGCTTCCATTCAAACCAAAGACTGCAATTGGCGACCCACTTCTCAAAGCGAGAAGCCAGTTCAGGCGGAATACCGAGCGTATCATGAGTTATCATTTGATGCCTAAAAGGATCTCTTTCACCGGGAAGACAGATGGCCCAAACACCCGAATTGCTGTAATCAGCCATTATTCTTAAACCATTACGATAGTGTTTAGCCGTCTCCATGACAGGCAATCTAAGGCTGCAACACGGTGAGGAGCAAGACTCCGCTTACCAATCTCAGACTAAACTGATACATTAGGATTTGACACCCCTAGGCCAGTGAAACTACGTTTCCGAGACCTAACCACCAACTAAGTATGTCGGAAGAGACACCAGTACCACCGAAACCGGCCGAAGCCGCAAAGGTTCAGCCGAAGAAGGAAACCGTCCGTATCAGCCTGCCGCCTAAGGCCAAAGAAACCGTGCGTATCGGTTTGCCCAAGCCCACCGCGCCTGGTCTGCCGCCAAAACCGGCCGCTCCGCCGACTGCTTCCATCCCGGCTCCGCCCGTTCCTGCCGCTGCCCCTGTGGCTGCGGCCCCGGCAGCACCTGCTCCAGCGGCTCCCGGTGCCACGGTTCGTATCACTTTGCCTCCTGCCGGGCCTCGTCCCGGTGGCGCGCCTACGGCAGCTGCCGTGCCGCGTCCCGCAGCAGCTCCGGCCGCTGCACCTGCCGCCGCTCCGACGGCTCCCGCAGCAGTGACCGCCACGGCCACCGCCGGTGGCGCTACTGCAGTAGCCACGGCCCCAGCAACAGCTCCAGCCAAAGGTGGCAAGCCCGCGAAGGCCCCCAAACCCGCTCCGGCTCCCGGCGTCCCCGGCAAGACCAGCGTTCTGGATTTGGTATTGGCTATC
This genomic window from Verrucomicrobiia bacterium contains:
- the arfA gene encoding alternative ribosome rescue factor ArfA; translated protein: MSKPRVRVKWNTGERVHKPKKGKGSYHRRPKHHNKEQLP